Below is a genomic region from Spirosoma radiotolerans.
CTACCATCGGTAAGACTATCGAACAAATATTTACCACCACCAGCGGTAATCGTCGAATCTAGCTTTGTTGTCCCAAGCTGATCGTATAAATATACTTTTACACCATCTATACCTGGTTCTCCTGCTGATTGAGCACCATCTTTATTTACGTCATTAAATACGTAATCACCCAGGCTACCATACGGACCCTGAATGACCTGAATGTCACAGCAATTTGTCGCCGGACAACCCGTGCGATAGGTTACAAACCGATAGGTACCTGTACTTTTGATTGTCAATGAGAGGTCGCTGTTCACCTCAGCAAGTGAGGTTGATACGGCCGATGTACTAATCGGCACATCGTTGCGATACCACACAATCTGGTCGTAGCCAGATGGGATCGTTACGGTATATTCGTCACCAGGGTACCAGAGAATAGGAACCGAAAAACAGACTGCATCGTAGTCATCTTCGGTCAAACTCTGATTATTGGGGATTGAATTCGAATCTGTCTGGCCAGCGGCTACAACTTCCGCCTTATTAAACCAAACGCCCTGTTGTTGTACAGTTGCCTTTAACGTTAATACGGCGGAGTCACCCGGAACGATCAATGGGGTGTTCCAGATACCCGTATTAGCATCGTATGTACCCGCACCGCGGACGACACTGGCAGAACCAGGCACATACGCCACTCCCCCGCTCGGTAACTCTTCCTTAACAGACACCGAAGTAGCGGTAATTGAGCCAGGCGCATTCGCTACGATAATTGTATACGTAACAACGTCCCCAATTTTCGGTGCCTGGCTACTGATTGCATTGTGAAGACTTAAATTGATTGTTGGGGTCTGCGCTTGTGACGATGAGCTTACCAGCCAAAGCATTAGTAGACTCAGCACCGAACAAGCCCCCTTCCCAAGGGATAGAGACATGCCCTGAGACGTGCAGGTAAATGCGGATAGCAGCTCCAAAAAGCTGCTCTTCCTTACTCGCTTCGGTCTCAGCGGCACAGTCCCTCCACCTGTGTCTGCCACCGCCTGTGGGTGATCTCCGTGAATTAATTTTTTTAGTATAAATTGCTCATTCATTGGATGTTGCGCAAAATTAGTAGAGGCTTTTTGTGAATGGTGGGTTCGAAAACCAGATGGGCTCAAACCAGGTATATCAGGCGGCTCGCCATCAAACCTGCCAAATTCATCAGATAGACACTCTGCACTGTCAGAAGAGGTGGTTGTCGTTGTCGCCAACAACTTAACCGTGTGTGAAGACATAGATTTCTCCAGGGACAGTAATGGTCCATGCAGTGCTCCCAGAATATAACTGATTAACCGTCCGGTAAAGGCAACTACCTGATTTTGCCGACCAACTGACAAGCCATAGCCGGTTGCTGATCTAGCACGAGTCAATGGCTTGAAACGGGTTTTATATAGCGTAGATACTTCTTCCATCTGCAACTTAATTTTGGACGGTTTACTGTTTGCAAATTGAGAGCTGCAGGTTCATAAATAATTCAGACCGACGGACCGGCAATTGGTCACGGTTTATTACTCAGCAATCCAGGGGCTCTTATGCTCCCTTAGAATTCAACTAAAACTATGCCAAACCACACTTTTGCCTATGGGCTTGCCGTTAATAACCATTAATAGCCTAGTTATTAAGGCATTATAACATGATTGACCATTCATACAGTTGAACTATCAGACACTTATTAGCCAATTACCTGGAATGGGTTGATCATGAAGATGGTGGCAGGAGATTAGCGAAAACTATGCCAAGTGTGAAATATTCATTTATATTTTGGTTACTTACTTCAATTAAGGCGGCTCAAGGAGGATGACCTAGTGGTGTCTATTAACCAACTTGATAGGATAAAGAGAGGAAAAGAGGAAGATGGCAGTCATTTTCACCTACTGCCTGTTATGGGTGGGCGAATATAGATATGAAGCAGGGTAGTATCGTACCTATTTATTGTTCGGTGGTGTGATGAGCAAAAAAATAGCCGCTCTTTTCGGAGCGGCTAGCCTGCAACAGTACGTTGACTTAGAAATCATACCCAAGGGTTAAATAGGGAATCGGCTTGCTTACCGTGCGATCCTCTAATCCCCAACCATAATCGAACTTTACAAAATAACCAAAAATCATTGTTCGTATTCCAGCACCATAACCAATCAGGAATGGATTTTTAAAGTTGGTTACGGTTGCTCTGAAGGGTATACTTCCTCCACCAACAATTTCTGTATTCAGGCTGTTCTGCTGACTGAATGGCCCACTGCCTGTCCAGGCGGTTCCAATATCAGTAAAAGCAACCAGCTGTAGATTACGCAAAAAATTGGATGTGATATTCCCGCGGTACAGATACCGAATCAGCGGTAAACGAAGTTCAGCATTGAACAGCATGTAACTATTACCCGTTAGCTTGCCCTGATTGAAGCCTCGCAACGGAGCAGCAAAATCCAGGAAAAAAACATCCCGATAATCGTACGGAATTTCGTTTTGTATCGTATTCGGTACCAGCAGGGGGTTCGATGCAATGGGTTCTTTTTGTCCGCCAATCCAGTTTTCCATTCCCCCTAATGTACTTTTCTTCGGGGCAGCTCCTCCCGACTGACTGAATGAAAACCGGGTAGCCAGAATCAGATCGCGGTGTATGCGCTGATAATGCCGCAAATCGAGCGACAACCGCCGGAACCCCTGCGATGGCCCTCGTAAACCAGCATACTCCTCATAGCGAAGCTTGGCTTTTGTACCAACCGTCATATTCATACCGTTTACTTTGGTGTTATCGAAAACAAACTCACCTCGTAAACCGGCATAATCCGAAACACGATCCGGCTCCGAAAAAGACGATAGATCTATCAACCGGGTAATGGCGTAGAATGGCGACACCGTAAACCGGCTATTTACTGAAATTGGGTATGAAGCAGAGACGGCCACCCGGTTATATCGATACTTTTGCAGGATACCGGACCCCTCCGCAAAAAGCGTTTGTCGATCTACACGGGCGCCATAATCAATGCGGTGTGTTAGGTTTGTATACTCGGCAAATAGATCGCTGTTCCGCAGTGTGTTGGTTAAGCTAAGAAATCCACCAGCTCGCAGTACATGATTTTCCAACAGATCAGTAAGCGTAACTTCTTGTGCATACCCAAAACCCTTGATTGGGTCGACACGCCAGTTAGATGGCGCTTCGTTGATACCAAAAGTAGCCTTGTAGTCGAACGGACCGCGAATTGTGATATTTTCCCGGCGTCGGTTACGGGGAAGCGGGGTGGTCAGGCCGGGCGAAACACCCGTCACCGACCGTCGTTGGCGATACTCGGCCGCCTTGACTACCTCAGGGTCAAACCGGTAATTATCGGTATCTACTTCACCCGGCTCCAGCGCCAGCTTTGAACCGGAAGCAGGTTGTGCACCGGCTTCAGTACGGCCTGCCGCCGTTGAATCGGTTGTGGCCCGATTGGGCTGCTGGGTCGAATCAGTTTTTGCGGGGCTAACCCGCGGGGCCGCTGATGGATTTGCCCTGTTGAGGGCAATACTTCGCTGTGTGGGCGGAGCCTGGGCCGTTTGAGTAAGGCTCAGTTGCGAACGGAATCCAATGTATTCATCCCCATTTTTCAGACTGCTATAAACGAACCCGCCATTCGCTGGTTTGAGGTCATAGAGCCGGATGCTTTCTGGAAAAGCGGTTAACTGACTAACCGACTTACTTTCGGTTTCGAGCCGGTAAAGATTCCGGATTCCATTGGCATCGTTGAGAAAATAAATCGTTGTTTCGCTGGCCGGAATAGGCTGTGTTGCCTGAGATAGTGAATCAGTCAGGCGGACCAGCGATAAATCACGGGCGCTACCTTCGTGTGAAAATAAACTCAACCGGTCGCGAATGGTACGATAAGAGCCCTTATCGACACCCAGGGTATCGTCTTTCCGATTCGAGCTGAATACGACCTGACGGGCCGTACGGCCAACAAACGCGGGGTATAAATCGTCGTACAGATCGTTGGTCAACTGCTGATAAGACCCCCGATTGATACTGTATAAGAATAAGTCGTTCTGTCCTTTCCGGTCAGCACTCATAATCAGGCTACCGCCATCGTCCGACGCATTCATCCAGACAACCTGCGAGAGCCCATTGACCGTCCGCTTGAATTCCCGTTTAGGCCGTTTCTCGAAACCACTGAACTGGTACAGATTTGTTTTCCCTAACTCGTCTGTAACAACGAGCAGGTTATTGTCGCGCTGCCAGGCGAGCAACGGGGTGCTCGTCTGAGTTATTTGCCCATCGAGCCGATAACCTCCTGTGAGCACAGTCATCTTTTTCCGATTTGTTGTGTTCACAACCTCAACGCTGAACTTGCCATCGCGTAGGACGGAATAGGCAATAAATTGTTTATCAGGGCTTAGTTTCAGGCTGATCAGCAAGGTCTTGTCATCGGACGAGCCCACTTTCATCTGAAAATCGTCGGTGCTGGCCCGATACGATTGCGCTACGCTACTGGCCATGCCCGCGTAATACTCGCGCCACTCGCGCAGAAACCGACTATATGGCACACCCAGTGTACTGGAAATGCTATTTTGCTCATTTCGAATAATACGTGTCAAATTCAGGATATTCGAGACATTATCGCGACCATACCGCTGAACGATGTAGTTCCAGATGGAGTGCCCAACCCGTTCGGCATCAGCACCCGACAATAACGAGGGTTTCTTGACGGGGCGATTCAGCGAAACGTCACGCATGTAATCGTCCAATTCCAGGCTATTGCCTTGGGCAATGTAGGACGCGATTCCGGGCATAAACCAATCCGGCAACGTCAATAAAAGAGAGCTTTGAAGGGCATCTTTGAGGCTTCCTCCGTAGAGCATGTCATACACGAACAGCATGGCTATGTCGTGAATAATCTGTTGACGAAAACTGATCTGATCGCCCGTGAAGGCCAGTTCAACGCGGGATTTAGATAGATTTTGTTCCCGGCTGCTCAAACCACCCTGCGCCGTAAGCCCGATGTTGCTTTGCGCCAGTTCTTCCGGCGAATTGAACAGAAAGATCTTGACGCGATTATAGGGCGTATAACCCAACAGCTCAGTGATCCGGTCAAACTCCGATTCGGCGTACTGGGCCGTCAGGTTAGCAATCTGGTTGCCATCCTGATAATAATAAATCTCAAAGTTTGACGTTCGGATGATCTTCCATTCGAAGCTACGGTATTGAATACGGTTTTTCCCAAACCGCTCCAGCGATGGATAGTTTTGTGCCGTAGCCACGCCCAATCCGCCCAGCCACAGGCCCAACATCAGTATGTATTGATTTCGCATACAGGTATAAAAGACGCTGATCAAGAACTTTCCGGTTCACCGTTTACCGCAAATCCACTTATCTGGTTTTACGTTTCGGTCGACTTAAAATCCTTAATCGGAAAACTAATCAACTGCCATGATATAACGAAATGCACCGGCTAATATTCGCTTCCGGCTCCAAATCTTCACCATCTAAAAGGTATCGGGCAAACTGTTCGGCCAGATAGGGCGCCAGTGATACGCCTTTTGTACCCAAACCACCAAAAATGCCCACCGCTGGCTTGGTTGGATGAAGTCCAATAATCGGGCGCCGATCTTTAGTCGACGGCCGGATACCCGCCTGTTGATTGACAATCTGAAAAGGAGTCTTTAGGATAGCCGCCACTTTCGTCTCTAGAAACGCACGACCATCTTCTGTTGTTTGCCAATCCAGATCGTGCCAACTGTAAGTTGCGCCAATCCGAATCAGACCTGGTCGGACGGGCAGAATGAAAACGCCCTGATTGACTATGTTTTTGATCGAGTAATTGTCGACAACGGCCGTCAGAATCTGTCCTTTCACAGGATTGTAAGGAAGCCAGTCAAATAACGGATTCTCGCGCGACTGAACCCCGTCACAAAATATAACTTTATTAATATCGACGCCTTGCCACTTTACGCTCCTATCGTTTATAGTCAGATCATTGACACTTACTGTTCCTTCAAAAAATTGATTTTTTCGAACAAAATAGCCTTTAACAATTCGAACAAACTCAGTTAAATCGACCCACCCGGCCTGTGTTACTTCCAGACCACCCAAGGGATTATTGATAAACGAGCTATAAGCCTGATCATCAACAGGTTTATAAATATACGGCTGCGTGTCGGGGTCAGCCGCCAGGGCGGAATAATCCATTTGTTCGCTAACGGACCTGAAGGGGCGGTAGATATGCTTGGGATGAAAGAACGTAACACCAAGCTGCTGCTCAATATTGCTATAAAATTGGTGGAGGAAAGGAAACAATTCATCAGCCTTCCAGGTGCGAACAAGTTTTCGACCGGTAAGCGGATTCACCAGGCCAGCCGCCACCGCCGACGCTGATGGGAGCGTCGGTGCATCGACTAGCAACACGGTACATCCGCGCTGGTCGAGTGTCCAGGCCAGCACCGAACCGGCTACTCCTTGCCCGACAATCAGAAAATCAACAGCCATTTGGTTTGGTATAGACGTCGTGCGTCGTAGAAGTCGCTGAGTATAAAAGCCGTAAGTAGTTAACGCATGAGCACTGCATCATTAACCCAATTAGCTACACATTCGGGGCTTACGCTTTCTTTTTTAATTCCTGTTTTTTTCGGTGCAACTCAGCCAAGCGACGGTCGGCCAGTTCGATCACCCAATCGACTTGCTCTTCAATGGTCATGTGCGATGTATCCAGCAGGATAGCATCGTCCGCCTGCCTGAGCGGGCTTTCAATTCGGGTGGTGTCAATCAGGTCACGCTTCTCCAGGTTCTGGATAATATCGTCCAGGTTTATCAACTCGCCTTTTGCTAGGAGTTCCTGCTGTCGACGGCGGGCGCGCGTGTAGGTGTCGGCGGTCATAAACACCTTTACCTCGGCATCCGGAAATACTTTGGTGCCGATATCGCGTCCATCCATAACAACGCCCCGCCGACGGCCCATTTTCTGTTGCTGGGCCACCATGGCCCAACGCACTTCTGGAATGGCACTTACTTCGCTGACAATATTGGAAATGTACATTTTCCGAATTTCGTCTTCAACGTTCAGGCTGTTCAGGCACGTTTCGTTTTTGCCCGTGCGATTGTTGTGGTTGAATGTAATGTGAATTTTTTCGAGCGCAGCCGTTACTTCTCTACTATTGGAGAGAGAAACTCGCTCCTGAATAAAATAAAGACTGACAGCCCGGTACATAGCACCCGTGTCAATGTAGCCGTAGCTCATACGAGCTGCTACGGCCTTGGCGGTTGTACTCTTGCCGCAACTTGAATACCCGTCAATTGCAATCACTATCTTCGGCATGAACGAATCTTCCCGCCGAAGCGGTACTGTTTTAGACAAACGAATTACAAAGATGACGTTTTGACGCTTAAGATTCTACTTCATTCACCTCAGGCATTCGGTATTGTCTTTAAACTCTGGCCTGAATACGCAGTGACTGACTAGGTTAGCTCCCGATGTTCTGACCGAAGCATTGAAAAAATATGCTCATCCAGATACTGATTGTTTTTGACCGCAGCTTTTCGGTGGATCGCTTCGTGCTGGTATCCGGCGGCCTCCAGCACTTTCATTGACCCAATATTCCCTTCGAGCACGCAGGCAAAAATGCGGTTTACCTGAAAATACTGAAAAATATATTTTGTTATGATGGGCAGCGATTCGCTCATAATACCCCGGCCCCAATAACTCTCGCTGAGCCAGTAACCAATCTCGGCATTGTACCGGTAAATGTCATCTTTTACCGTGAAGCCAACATTGCCTACGGCCTGCCCATCAACCTCAATGGCAAAGTTGTTGGGCTGCTGATACGATTTGTTCGAACGAACCCACGAATGAGCATCCCGTGGTGTGTACGGGTACGGGAAAAAATCGCGGACATTGTTCCAGATGTGGCGATTACTGGCGTGTCGAACCAGCGAATCTTCGTCGCCCTCACGCCAGGGACGCAATTGGCCAACAGAAAGCGGAAACGTAATCAACGTGGTAGTCAAGGTCAATGGAAGCAGATGGGTAATTACGTCACTAACAACGTACGAATCCAAATGTTAACCCAAATTTATCCCACTCCTCCCCTATTTCATACTGTTCTTACCGGCATTCGTCGGAAAAAACAGGCAATGCCTCGCGGTATACTCTAGTTTTGACCCGGTCAGCGGCCAAAATCAGTGAATTGTCGCCTAATCGATAAACTATTACTTATGCACGCATCCGAACAATTTGGTGGCCCTGATACTGGTTGCCCGGCACTGAAACAGGCCGTTGAAAAATTTGCTACTTTTAAACCAGCCAGTTCCCTGTTGCCAACAGGGGGCCTGAGACAAATGGAGCCACGCCTGGCAACGTGTAAATAAACTTGACTTATCGGCGTATGACCCGCGAACAACTTATTGGTACCATTGGCAGGAATGGCAAACGCATTCAGTTGCGGGGTACCGACCTGGCTAAATTTGACTTCAGCGGGCTCGACCTAACGGGGGCTGACCTTAGCTTTTCCAACCTCGGCAAAGCTAACTTTCGGGGGGCTATCCTCCGGCAGGTAAACCTGAGCTTTTCGAACCTGAGCGGAGCTGACTTCACAGACGCTGACCTCTACGAAGCCAATTTCAACTTCAGTTCGCTGGAAGATGTCAACTTGAGCGGAGCCAACGTTGAAGGAGCTTCATTTAATTTCTCGGGGCGCAGTAAGTACCGCCCCGAACCCACCAATATCCGGGAAGAGCCCATTACGCTGACGACCATTCTGCAAAAACCAGGATGGGGAACCCTTATCGGCGCCTTAATTGGTGCCTTGCTGGTGTATGGATGCAATGCCATCATTTACTTTTCAGATTTAATTTTGAAGGCTGCTAACCCGCTGATGGTGGGTTTATATCAGTTCCTGATCACTCAGAACATGGTCGATGGAGCGGCCTGCTTTCTAATAACCTGGGCACTTTCAGGCTGGCTGGCTCGTCAGTTTCGAGCCGTTTGGCCAAGGCATCTCATTATCACCATAAGCGTCATGTTCAGCATTCTCCTGATTAATACGGCCTTGTATTATGCGTTGGGAAAGCCCTTTATCGACGCGCTGGCCAAGCTACCCAGCGGCATTGAACGTACGGCCGACTGGTATATTTACATAGCCGGGGATCTGCTGGTTGCCAATGGTTTTCTATACGTACTGCAACAAGGACGGCAGTTGACGCGCAAACTGTCCGAACAGGAGTTTCAACTGCTCAATCTGGAAAAGCTAAAGACCCGTGCCGAACTGGATGCGTTACAGGCCAAGATAAATCCGCATTTTCTCTACAATGCCCTCAACAGCATTGCCAGTTTGGTCCACGAAGACCCCGACAAAGCGGAGGAAATGACGCTTTTGCTTTCCAAACTCTTTCGCTATTCGACCGGGCGCGATGGCGAGTTGTTTGCAACACTGGCCGACGAACTGGAAATGGTCCGTACGTATTTGCAGGTGGAGAAGGTTCGGTTTGGTAACCGGCTTACGTTCAGTGTTGAAATCAGCGACCCGGCACTTAGTGAACTTCGTCTGCCGCAATTCCTGCTGCAACCCGTTGTTGAAAATGCCATTAAACACGGCATCGCCAAGCGGGCTGACCAGGGTCGGATTGATGTTCGTATTTATGAGAAAAACGGAGAATTACACCTTTGCGTCCATGATAATGGGCCCGCTTTCCCCGATGATATGAGCGGTGGGTATGGGCTGCGCAGCATCCAGGATAAGCTCAAACTTCTCTACGGCGATGAGGCCAAAGTTGAGTTACAAAACTGGCCCCTCAAACAGGTCTTGATTTCTATTTTGATGACGAAAATCCGGAGTGTTCGCGATGTTGAAACACCCAATGCTTAACCGAACAGATCATGACACTTCCCTTCAAAACGATATTGATTGACGATGAATCGCTGGCTGTTAGCCGCTTGCGTCGCTTGCTGAACAAGCACCGCGACAGTATAGACGTTATTGGCGAAGCAGCCAATGGCGCCGAAGGCCTGACGCTCATTGAAAGCCTGCAACCTGATTTGATTTTCCTGGATATTGAAATGCCGTTGCTAAATGGTTTCGAGATGCTGTCTCGCCTGACAACCATGCCGATGGTCGTGTTTGCCACCGCCTTTGATCAATACGCCATACGTGCCTTCGAAGAAAATTCCATTGATTATTTACTGAAACCGATCGAAGCCGAGCGGCTGGCCCGCACAGTCCAGAAAATCAGGACGCTGGTCGACCGGCAGGATATGGCACAACCCGCGGTTAACCCCATGTCGGAGAGTGTCATGCGCCTGTTGGCCCAAATGCAGCCGAAGAAAGAAATCTATTCGATCTCGGTGAAAACCGGCGAAAAGATCAAGCTGGTCCCCCTTTCCGACATTGCCTTTTTTGAAGCGGAAGATAAATATGTCTTTCTAGCAACCATGGACGGACAAAAATTTCTGACGACGTATACGCTGACAACACTAAACGAGAAACTCCCGGACACGTTTGTGCGCATCAGCCGATCTGTAATGGTGAACCGGCACAAAATTGCCGAAGTGCACCGGCATTTTGACGGCAAATTCCTGCTGGGCATGAGTGATAAAAAAGGAACAAAACTCACTTCTGGCAGTACCTACGGTGACACTGTCCGGCAACTACTGGAACTTTGACACCCAACCTCATGAAAGCGGCTACCGAACGTAAACTCATTCGCTGGTTTCACATGCTGGCCAGTATTCCCATTCTTGGCTACATCTACGGCCCTGTAGCATCTCTGCCCGAACCGGCCTTTGCGGTCAAGTATGTAATCTTACCCGCCGTGATTCTTTCGGGCTTCTGGTTATGGCAGGGCTATCGGGTCAAAAAATGGTGGCGCAAAGCTTAATGCGCACTCAAGGAAAGGGCTTATTTTTACGCGTAAATGATCCCTTTATGAGTAAGAAAAACAGAACGGGCATCCTGTATTCCACCGATCCGGATTTTCAGTATCAATCCAGCCACGAGCCCGAAGTCGAAACGTTGCCGCCCGCTCAGCAGAACCTTAAGATCTGGCTTGTTAAACTGGGAGGCAGCAAAGTGGTAACGACTGTGCGCGACTTTGTCGGTACCGAAGCTGATCTAGCCGATCTGGGCAAACAACTGAAAGCCGCCTGTGGGGCAGGCGGCTCAAGCAAAGACAACGAAATTCTGATTCAGGGTGACCACCGCGACAAAGTGCTGGCATGGCTCACCAGCAAGGGCTATAAAGCAAAAAAAGCAGGAGGGTAGAGGGGGATGTATGGTATAGGATGTAGGATGTATTGGCCTGCTCTACTACTCCGTGGGCCGTGTCCTCACGGCCCATTTATCCGGATGGTTACGCGATTGCTGACGCGAGAGTGGGCCGTGAGGACAAGACCCACGGAATAAGCATACACCCTATATCATTCCACCCCGCCCATCCATCTTTTCAGGGGTTTGGTAAACAGCAGCAGAATAAACCCTGACACCAATGTAAACACCGCTACACTTTGGAACAGTTGAGGCATTTGCTGAACGTTTTTTTCATCGAAGCCACCCGCAAACAGCCCCGCAATGAGGTTGCCCAGCGACGATCCTACGAACCAGAGTCCCATCAATTGACTGGTATACCGTTTGGGCGCTAATTTAGAAAACGCGCTGAGTCCTACCGGGCTTAAAAACAATTCGGCAACAGTAAAAAACAGGTACGTAAAGGTCAGAAATAAAGGAGAAGTACGAACGCCTGTTAGAGCGACTTTTGCTCCGAACACCATCACCACATACGCCAATCCCAGCAATAATAGAGAGACAGCGAACTTGGCCGGCACAGGGAAGCTGATCTTATTATTGGCAAGAAAAACCCACAGAGCGGCCAATACGGGCGAAAAGATCAGGATAAAGGCGGGGTTCAGATTCTGGAACCAGCTCGATGGCATCTGCCAGCCAAAAACCGATAATTCGGTGTATCGATCCGCAAAAATCTGCAGCGAGGAGCCCTGTTGCTCATTGCCTGCCCAATACAAAGCCGCTGCCAGAAAGAAGATAAATAATACGACAACTCGCTTTTTTTCTGTCGCATCCAGCCCACCCGTCAGTAAAATATACGCGAAGTAACACAGGGCAATCAGCGAAATGATCGTACCCATCGCTTTGGCCAGTCCTTGTGCTGTTGTTAGATCGAGAACACCCGTTAGTTGTAGGGTTGCCATTAAGGCCACGATGAATGCCACAAACAGGAGCAATGAGCGGTTTCCATCCGCCGATTTCTCCTCTGTTGTCGCTTCCTGGGCCACATAATGACCGTGGTCGCCGAGGTAACGCTGCCCGAACAGACGGTACGTGACTAAGCCTAATGCCATCGCTACGGCAGCTGCCCCAAAGCCGTAATGCCAACCGACTTTCTGACCCAGATAGCCCACAATTGAAATACCCAGTAGAGACCCTGTGTTGATTCCCATGTAGAAAATAGAGAAAGCCGCATCTTTACGAGCCCCGCCTTCGGGGTATAATTCGCCAACAACGGTGCTGATGTTCGGTTTGAGCAGCCCCGTCCCCATGGCTACGATGCATAAGCCACTGTAAAACAGACCACTGCCAGAGGGAATGGCCAGTATAATATGCCCCAGCATAATAATGATTCCGCCGTACCAGATAGATTTACGTTGCCCCAGCAGGTTATCGGCAATCCAGCCGCCAGGCAGCGACAGAAGGTAAACCGATGCAGTATAAATACCATAAATGGCAGCTCCATCAGCTTCACTCAGGCCCATGCCACCCCGAACCGTATCGATCAGAAACAGTAGGAGAATAGCCCGCATGCCGTAGTAGCTGAAGCGCTCCCACATCTCGGTAAAAAACAAGACAAAAAGGCCCATTGGGTGGCCAAACAAGGTGGCCGTGCGAACAGGCTTTACATCAGTAACTTCCATAAAATTAGGTTAAGTAGTCAGTTTGCCGAAGAATAATGTTGCTCGAAGTTCGTTAAGCTGCGAACCATAAATAAAAAAATAGGTGTAAATATATCCTTGATTGCTGAGACCGCCAACACTCGCCGACTACAGACTAGGGGCAAAAGTCCATCGGTCATCGAACGAGTTAGTACCCTGACGCTTACTTTTTTTAAGCAAAGTTTCTTATGTTTAACCGATGCTTATTGTTGGCCTTACAGTCGATTAATTTTACCCATGCTACTCCCCTTCGATTTTCAGAAAGACCCGTTCCTTATTCTTGACTTCTCCGCGACAAACCCGGACCTCGCTCCCGAATCACAGCGGCAAACCGGCCTTGATTTGACCAATACCGCTGTCTTTTCGGACTACGTGTTTGGCAAAATGCGAACGGCGGGCGTACAGGTTGGCGTGGGCGGATACAACGAACACCGGGTTATTTACCGCCGAAGTGAACACTTTTCGGGTACTGAAGAGTCTCGCGAAATCCACCTGGGTATTGATTTCTGGGCAGCCGCCGGAACACCAGTCTTCGCCCCGCTGGATGGCGTTATTCATAGCTTTCAGGATAATAATAACTTCGGCGACTACGGGCCAACCATCATACTTGAGCACAATTTGGATGGCAAACTGCTTTACTCACTCTACGGCCACCTTACCCGCACATCGCTCAACGACTTATCTGTTGGTAAGGCCATCAGCGCCGGTGAGCAACTTGGTCAGATTGGCCCTTTCCCTGAAAACGGCGACTGGCCCCCGCATTTGCACTTCCAGCTAATGACCGATATGCTTGGCTTAACAGGCGATTTCCCCGGCGTTTGTTCCCTATCCGACCGGGCTAAGTTTTTATCGATCTGCCCAAATCCCAATGAGTTATTAGGTATTCCCGGCTTGACTTGAACAGTAGCGACGCAACGATTGCGGCCCGAACAGGCTAGTACTTTTCCAATCATATTGTCTAGGCTG
It encodes:
- a CDS encoding NAD(P)/FAD-dependent oxidoreductase, with amino-acid sequence MAVDFLIVGQGVAGSVLAWTLDQRGCTVLLVDAPTLPSASAVAAGLVNPLTGRKLVRTWKADELFPFLHQFYSNIEQQLGVTFFHPKHIYRPFRSVSEQMDYSALAADPDTQPYIYKPVDDQAYSSFINNPLGGLEVTQAGWVDLTEFVRIVKGYFVRKNQFFEGTVSVNDLTINDRSVKWQGVDINKVIFCDGVQSRENPLFDWLPYNPVKGQILTAVVDNYSIKNIVNQGVFILPVRPGLIRIGATYSWHDLDWQTTEDGRAFLETKVAAILKTPFQIVNQQAGIRPSTKDRRPIIGLHPTKPAVGIFGGLGTKGVSLAPYLAEQFARYLLDGEDLEPEANISRCISLYHGS
- the cmk gene encoding (d)CMP kinase, translating into MPKIVIAIDGYSSCGKSTTAKAVAARMSYGYIDTGAMYRAVSLYFIQERVSLSNSREVTAALEKIHITFNHNNRTGKNETCLNSLNVEDEIRKMYISNIVSEVSAIPEVRWAMVAQQQKMGRRRGVVMDGRDIGTKVFPDAEVKVFMTADTYTRARRRQQELLAKGELINLDDIIQNLEKRDLIDTTRIESPLRQADDAILLDTSHMTIEEQVDWVIELADRRLAELHRKKQELKKKA
- a CDS encoding GNAT family N-acetyltransferase — protein: MTTTLITFPLSVGQLRPWREGDEDSLVRHASNRHIWNNVRDFFPYPYTPRDAHSWVRSNKSYQQPNNFAIEVDGQAVGNVGFTVKDDIYRYNAEIGYWLSESYWGRGIMSESLPIITKYIFQYFQVNRIFACVLEGNIGSMKVLEAAGYQHEAIHRKAAVKNNQYLDEHIFSMLRSEHRELT
- a CDS encoding histidine kinase; protein product: MTREQLIGTIGRNGKRIQLRGTDLAKFDFSGLDLTGADLSFSNLGKANFRGAILRQVNLSFSNLSGADFTDADLYEANFNFSSLEDVNLSGANVEGASFNFSGRSKYRPEPTNIREEPITLTTILQKPGWGTLIGALIGALLVYGCNAIIYFSDLILKAANPLMVGLYQFLITQNMVDGAACFLITWALSGWLARQFRAVWPRHLIITISVMFSILLINTALYYALGKPFIDALAKLPSGIERTADWYIYIAGDLLVANGFLYVLQQGRQLTRKLSEQEFQLLNLEKLKTRAELDALQAKINPHFLYNALNSIASLVHEDPDKAEEMTLLLSKLFRYSTGRDGELFATLADELEMVRTYLQVEKVRFGNRLTFSVEISDPALSELRLPQFLLQPVVENAIKHGIAKRADQGRIDVRIYEKNGELHLCVHDNGPAFPDDMSGGYGLRSIQDKLKLLYGDEAKVELQNWPLKQVLISILMTKIRSVRDVETPNA
- a CDS encoding LytR/AlgR family response regulator transcription factor — translated: MTLPFKTILIDDESLAVSRLRRLLNKHRDSIDVIGEAANGAEGLTLIESLQPDLIFLDIEMPLLNGFEMLSRLTTMPMVVFATAFDQYAIRAFEENSIDYLLKPIEAERLARTVQKIRTLVDRQDMAQPAVNPMSESVMRLLAQMQPKKEIYSISVKTGEKIKLVPLSDIAFFEAEDKYVFLATMDGQKFLTTYTLTTLNEKLPDTFVRISRSVMVNRHKIAEVHRHFDGKFLLGMSDKKGTKLTSGSTYGDTVRQLLEL
- a CDS encoding translation initiation factor, which gives rise to MSKKNRTGILYSTDPDFQYQSSHEPEVETLPPAQQNLKIWLVKLGGSKVVTTVRDFVGTEADLADLGKQLKAACGAGGSSKDNEILIQGDHRDKVLAWLTSKGYKAKKAGG